A window of Nocardiopsis sp. Huas11 genomic DNA:
GGACGTGGTTGGACTCCTCCGGGACGAGCACGTTGACGTCCACGCCCCGGGCGGCGGCGTCGGTGAGGGCGCGCAGCAGCTCGCGGTCGGGGATGAAGTAGGCCATGGTGACCAGCACCCGTTCCCGGGCCCGGTCGATCGCCTCCAGGTACATCGCCCGGATGGGGTAGATGAGCTGTTCGGGGACGTTGCGGTGCACGCGCAGCCGCGCGTCCCACTCGGTGTGGCCGAACCCGGACAGCTCGGGCTGTCCCGGCGCGCGGTGCATGTTCCAGAAGTCGGAGAAGGCGTTCTCCAGCTCCCACACGGCCGAGCCGGTGACGCGCAGGTGGGTGTCGCGCCACTCCGTGGCGTACAGCGAGCCCACGTTGTACCCGCCGACGAACCCGGTCTCGCCGTCCACGCACAGGATCTTGCGGTGGTCGCGGCCGGACTTGCGGACGTTCAGCAGCAGCACCCCGGGCCGGAACGCCGGATACCGCAGGACCTGCACGCTCCGCGGGAAGTGGAAGAAGTGGCGGGGCACGACCAGGTTGGCGAAGCCGTCGTAGATGACGTAGACCTCCACGCCACGGGCCGCCGCGTCCACGAGCGCCTGCTTGAAGTCGCGGCCGACCCGGTCGTTCTTGACGATGAAGGACTCGAACAGGACCCGGCGCCGCGCGCCCCTGATCGCGTCCAGCATGTCGGTGTACACGTCCTCGCCGTACGTGTACACGGTGGCGGTGCTCTCGCCGATCGGGTGATCGGCCGGCAGGGTGCGCGGGAAGTCCACACGGTGCTGGCGCACGCGCTTGCGCCAGTGCCCGATCGAGATGATGACGGCGGCCACCGTGACCTGCGCGGCCACCATCCCGGCGATGCCCCATCTGATCGTCGACATGAGGGTGGAACGTCGCAAGCTGGCCTCCCGAGGTGGGTGCCCGAAGAGTCGGGGCACACCCGACGCCGAAGGGCCGCCGCGTACCGGCACACAGTGGACTCCCACCGTATCCCGACGGCCCCCCGAGCACCCGCACGCCCGCGTCGTGTTCCGCGTCAGCCCTGGTCTCGGCGCCGACACACCAGGAGCTCCGTGGTGGGGCTCTCGCGGCGGGTGCGCACCAGCCGACGTTCCAGCGGGTACAGCGCCGCGCCCGCCAGCCAGCCGGTGGCCCCGGTCAGGCCGGCCAGGCGCAGCACGCCGCCCCAGGTCTTGCGCCACGGCAGGGACGCGTCCACCTGGGCGTTCATCAGCATGAGCATGGGGACACGGCGGACGAGGTCGAACCCGGCCTTGTTCGCGGTGCCCGCGATCCACTCCAGGGTGCGGTTCACCTGGTGCTCGCCGCGCTGCTCCGGGCGCTGGAGGCAGTTCTCGGACAGCACCAGCGTCCCGCCGGGGCGCAGGACCCGCGCGAACTCGTGCAGCGCGCTCGCGTAGCGGTCGTCGTCGGTGATGTGGAAGAGCATGTCCATACAGGACACGGCGTCGAACGAGGCGTCGTCGAAGGCGTCGAGGTCGGCGGCGTCCTGGCGGACGAACCGGTGGTCGGAGAAGTGTTCGCGCAGCCGGGCGACGGCGGCGTCGGTCATGTCGCAGCCGGTGATGTCGGCGGCCCCGAGCCGTTCCCACAGGCGCACGTAGAAACCCGTGCCGCTGCCCACGTCCAGGACGCTGGACCCGGACACGTCCAGGCGCCCGGCCTCCCGGAGGAACACCTCCTCCCGGACCCGGTACATCCACGTGTTGAAGGGCCGCCCAAGGGCCCGGTATCCGACGCCGCTCTCGGTCCAGTCCCGTTCGAGGCGGCGCTCCCAGAAGTCGCGGAGTTCGCTGTGCGTAGCCATGGCACCACTTTCACACCGCCGGGGCCGCGAATCCCGTCACCCGCCCGGTGTTTCGCCGACCGCTCCGCGGTTCAGGCGGGCCGGTGGGCGATGACCAGGTCGAGGAGGCCGAGCGCCAGGCGGTCGTGGCGGTCGATCTCGAAGCCGACCTCGACGGCGACGTCCAGGGGCCTGCGCCGGGGGCGCGCCTTGCGCTGTTCGCGCCCGCGCAGCGGCCAGCGGGTGTACTCGACGTGGTCGACGAGCGCGAGCCGCCCTCCGGGGCGCAGCACCCGCCACATCTCGGCGAGGCCCGCGCGCTGGTCGGGGATGGTGCACAGCGCGAGCGCGCAGACCACCGAGTCGAACTCGCCGTCGGCGAAGGGCAGGTCCTGGGCGTCCCCCTCCACGAGGACGGCGTCGATCCCCGCCGCCTGCGCCCGTGTCCGGGCGCGGGCGAGCATGCCCGGGCTCAGGTCCACGACGGTGAGGTCGGTGCCGGGCGGGTAGTAGGGAAGGTCGTTCCCCGTGCCGACCGCGACCTCCAGGACGCGGCCCCGGGCGCCGCCGCACAGCACCGCGCGGGTGCGGCCCAGCAGCCGGCGGTCGAGGCCGGCGCCCCGGGCGTAGCCGGCCGCCATCCGGTCCCACTGCCGTCGCGTAGTCGTGGTCCGCTCGTCCATGTCCGCCTCCGTGGTGGTCGGGCCCCGCCGGCCCTTGACCTCAGGATCAGTGTGGAAGTTAATGTCGACATGAAGTCAAGCGAGGGCGAACTGACGATCGGCGAACTGGCGGGGGATTTCGGTCTGGCCACCCACGTCCTGCGCCACTGGGAGTCGGTGGGGCTGCTCCATCCGGCCCGGCGGGTGGGCGACCGGCGGCGGTACACCGACGACCACCGGTTCCGGGTGGCCCTGATCCTCCAGGCCAAGGCGGCCGGGCTCGGCCTGGACCAGATCCGCGCGGTGGTCGAGGCCCCCGACGGCCCCGCGCGCCGCGACCGGCTCACGGCGTTCCTGGCCGAGCTGGACGAGCGGATCGAGCGGCTGCGGTCGGCCCGGGACCTCGTGGCGCACGCCGTCGACTGCCCGCACGAGGACTTCCTCGCCTGCTCCCGGATGCGGGAGATCCTGCACGACTGCCGGACTCCGGGGAACCCGGCGGCCGGTCCGCCCGTCTGTGTGCGCGAACCCTTCGGTGGCGGCCGTGTCGTCCCCGACCGGTAGAAAGATGCTCGACCACCCCCTGCCGAGGAGCCCGAGTGCTGAACGATCACCACCTCACCGAGTTCGCCGGGCTACCGGTCGTCGAGTTCCCTTCGCGGAGCAACGCGGACCACCCCTCGCCCGGCCTCCCCTCCGCCCTGGCCGACCCCGCCGCGGTCGCCTGGCGGCTGCGGGTCGACATGTGGGCTACCGACGACGAGGAGCCGTTCGAGGACTACTTCCGGCGGTTCCTGGCCGAGGTCGACACCGGCCGGATCGGCGCCCTGGTCATCGGCGCCTGGGACTACGCCTTCGAGACGACCCCGCCGACCGTCGTTCGCGACCTGCTCGTCGCCCACGCCGACCGGTTCCCGGCGCTGCGCTCGCTGTTCTTCGGCGACATCACCGACGAGGAGCTGCACATCTCCTGGATCGGGCAGGAGGACCTGTCGCCGGTGCTGACCGCCTTCCCCCTGCTCACGGAGTTCACCGCCAGGGGCGGCCAGAACCTGCGCCTGCACGTCGCCGAGCACACGTGCCTGCGGCGGCTCGGCCTGGAGACCGGGGGCCTGGCGGCCGAGACCGCGCGGGACGTCGTGACCTCGCGCCTGCCGGAGCTGGAGCACCTGGAGCTCGTCCTGGGGATGAGGAACTACGGCTGCGGCACCGATCCCCACGTCCTGGCCGAGGTCCTGTCCGGGAGGGCCTTCCCCCGGCTGCGCTCGCTCGGCCTGCGCTCCACGGAGGCGACCGACACCTGGGTCCGCGCCCTGGCCGAGGCGCCCCTCCTGCCCCGGCTGCGCGCCCTGGACCTGTCCCTGGGCACCCTCACCGACCGGGGTGCGCGGGTTCTGATGGACACCCCGGCCTTCTACGGATTGGAGCGCCTGGACCTGCACCACTCCTTCCTCTCCGAAGGCGTGCGCGAGGAGCTGCGCGCGGCCTTCGCCGCGCACGGGACGGAGCTCGACCTGTCCCACCCGCAGGACCTGGACGACTCATTCGAGAGCGGCGAGGACAGGGAGGAGGACGAGACCTGGGAGGAGTTCCTCGATGCCGTCCAGCCCTACTACCCCGCGGTCGGCGAGTAGCCGGGAACCGTCGCGTCCTCGCGGCCTGCTAGAACGGGATCCGCCCCGCCCCACCGCCTCAAGCCAGGAGAGACGCCATGCCCAACTCGTTCCACGCCACCGAGTTCGCCGGACTCCCGGTCGTCCAGGTCCCGGAACCCGACGCGTGGGACGACGCCCCCGTGCCGGCGGCCGCCCTGAAGGATCCGGCGTCGGTGGCCTGGCGGCTGCGGATGGAGGACCCGGAGGAGTACGAGGAGGCGCACCTGTCCGCCTACCTCGAACGGTTCGCCGGGTCGGTGGACCTGTCCTCGGTGCGGGCGATCGTCGTCGGCAACATCGCGGACGACGACTTCGCGTTCCAGGCGGCCGCGGTCCGCGACGCGCTGACCGCCCTCGTCCCGCGCCTGCCGGACCTGCGGGCCCTGTTCTTCGGCGAGATCCTCCAGGAGGAGTACGAGATCTCCTGGATCGTCCAGGTCGACCTGGCTCCGCTGCTGGCCGCGTTCCCCGCGCTCACCGAGTTCACCGTGCGCGGAAGCGAGGACCTGGGTCTGGCCATCGGCCGCCACGAGCACCTGCGCCGCCTCACCGTCCAGTCCGCGGGCCTGCCCGGCCGGGTCGTCCGTGACATCGCCGCCGCGGACCTGCCCGCCCTGGAACACCTGGAACTGTGGCTCGGCACGGAGGACCAGGGCAACGACACCACCCTCGACGACCTGGCGCCGGTCCTGTCGGGCGAGGCCTTCCCCGGCCTGCGCTCGCTGGGCCTGCGCAACGCCGACAAGCTCGACACGTGGATCCCGGCGCTGGCCGACGCCCCCGTCCTCGCCGGG
This region includes:
- a CDS encoding phosphatidylserine/phosphatidylglycerophosphate/cardiolipin synthase family protein — translated: MRRSTLMSTIRWGIAGMVAAQVTVAAVIISIGHWRKRVRQHRVDFPRTLPADHPIGESTATVYTYGEDVYTDMLDAIRGARRRVLFESFIVKNDRVGRDFKQALVDAAARGVEVYVIYDGFANLVVPRHFFHFPRSVQVLRYPAFRPGVLLLNVRKSGRDHRKILCVDGETGFVGGYNVGSLYATEWRDTHLRVTGSAVWELENAFSDFWNMHRAPGQPELSGFGHTEWDARLRVHRNVPEQLIYPIRAMYLEAIDRARERVLVTMAYFIPDRELLRALTDAAARGVDVNVLVPEESNHVLADWLARGQYDPLLRGGVRLWLYEDAMVHAKTATVDGHWSTIGTANVDRLSLTGNYEINVELFDEGVAKHLEEVFRNDLGNARELTLEEWSGRPFAAKFSEIVLAPWRPFL
- a CDS encoding bifunctional 2-polyprenyl-6-hydroxyphenol methylase/3-demethylubiquinol 3-O-methyltransferase UbiG, producing MATHSELRDFWERRLERDWTESGVGYRALGRPFNTWMYRVREEVFLREAGRLDVSGSSVLDVGSGTGFYVRLWERLGAADITGCDMTDAAVARLREHFSDHRFVRQDAADLDAFDDASFDAVSCMDMLFHITDDDRYASALHEFARVLRPGGTLVLSENCLQRPEQRGEHQVNRTLEWIAGTANKAGFDLVRRVPMLMLMNAQVDASLPWRKTWGGVLRLAGLTGATGWLAGAALYPLERRLVRTRRESPTTELLVCRRRDQG
- a CDS encoding class I SAM-dependent methyltransferase, with product MDERTTTTRRQWDRMAAGYARGAGLDRRLLGRTRAVLCGGARGRVLEVAVGTGNDLPYYPPGTDLTVVDLSPGMLARARTRAQAAGIDAVLVEGDAQDLPFADGEFDSVVCALALCTIPDQRAGLAEMWRVLRPGGRLALVDHVEYTRWPLRGREQRKARPRRRPLDVAVEVGFEIDRHDRLALGLLDLVIAHRPA
- a CDS encoding MerR family transcriptional regulator, with the protein product MKSSEGELTIGELAGDFGLATHVLRHWESVGLLHPARRVGDRRRYTDDHRFRVALILQAKAAGLGLDQIRAVVEAPDGPARRDRLTAFLAELDERIERLRSARDLVAHAVDCPHEDFLACSRMREILHDCRTPGNPAAGPPVCVREPFGGGRVVPDR
- a CDS encoding STM4015 family protein, which translates into the protein MLNDHHLTEFAGLPVVEFPSRSNADHPSPGLPSALADPAAVAWRLRVDMWATDDEEPFEDYFRRFLAEVDTGRIGALVIGAWDYAFETTPPTVVRDLLVAHADRFPALRSLFFGDITDEELHISWIGQEDLSPVLTAFPLLTEFTARGGQNLRLHVAEHTCLRRLGLETGGLAAETARDVVTSRLPELEHLELVLGMRNYGCGTDPHVLAEVLSGRAFPRLRSLGLRSTEATDTWVRALAEAPLLPRLRALDLSLGTLTDRGARVLMDTPAFYGLERLDLHHSFLSEGVREELRAAFAAHGTELDLSHPQDLDDSFESGEDREEDETWEEFLDAVQPYYPAVGE
- a CDS encoding STM4015 family protein; this translates as MPNSFHATEFAGLPVVQVPEPDAWDDAPVPAAALKDPASVAWRLRMEDPEEYEEAHLSAYLERFAGSVDLSSVRAIVVGNIADDDFAFQAAAVRDALTALVPRLPDLRALFFGEILQEEYEISWIVQVDLAPLLAAFPALTEFTVRGSEDLGLAIGRHEHLRRLTVQSAGLPGRVVRDIAAADLPALEHLELWLGTEDQGNDTTLDDLAPVLSGEAFPGLRSLGLRNADKLDTWIPALADAPVLAGLDTLDLSLGTLTDEGARVLRDTPGLRHLRRLDLHHHFLSEGMAARMSARFTAAGVEVDVSGREKPYVSNGRTYYFPSVGE